The Prinia subflava isolate CZ2003 ecotype Zambia chromosome 6, Cam_Psub_1.2, whole genome shotgun sequence genome contains the following window.
cccagcGTGAGTGCATCTCCGTCCACGTCGGCCAGGCCGGCGTCCAGATGGGCAACACCTGCTGGGAGCTGTACTGCCTGGAGCACGGCATCCAGCCCGACGGGCAGATGCCCAGCGACAAAACCATTGGCGGAGGGGATGACTCCTTCACCACCTTCTTCTGTGAGACTGGGGCTGGGAAGCACGTCCCACGGGCCATCTTTGTGGACCTGGAGCCCACCGTGATTGGTGAGTGCACCCTGATTGGGCAGTGATAGAGGTCGTTATTTTGGAGAACGATCCTTTGCAGGATGCTCCCGAGAGTGGCTCCTGGTACCTTTCCCCGGATCCAGTTCGCAAATCTATTATGCCACTCTCTCCTAGATGAGATTCGGGGAGGAGTCTACCGACAGCTCTTCCACCCTGAACAGATGATCACAGGCAAGGAGGATGCTGCCAACAACTATGCCCGTGGGCACTACACCATTGGCAAAGAGATCATTGATCAAGTACTGGACAGGATTCGTAAGCTGGTAAGTGATTACAGAGAGGGGATGTGTCTTCCTGGACTGGAGTACAGCATCATTTAAGGGGTGGGAGCATGGTGTGAGCTCTGTTGCACCTTGGGGGGAATCTGCAGCTACCCAAACAAAACTCTAAAACTTCCCTCCAGCCAAGTCACTGTTTGAGGGAACCTTACTTGTGTCTCTCCACAGGCTGACCAGTGCACAGGCCTCCAGGGATTCCTGGTGTTTCGCAGTTTTGGAGGTGGCACTGGCTCTGGATTCACCTCCCTGTTGATGGAGCGACTCTCTGTTGATTATGGCAAGAAGTCCAAGCTGGAATTCTCCATCTACCCGGCACCACAAGTCTCCACGGCTGTGGTAGAGCCCTACAACTCCATTCTCACCACCCACACTACACTGGAGCACTCGGACTGTGCTTTCATGGTGGACAACGAGGCCATCTATGACATCTGCCGCCGCAACCTGGACATTGAGCGCCCAACCTACACCAACTTGAACAGACTCATCAGCCAGGTTGTTTCATCCATCACGGCATCACTGCGGTTTGATGGAGCCCTGAATGTGGATCTGACAGAGTTCCAAACCAACCTGGTGCCCTACCCTCGCATTCACTTCCCCCTGGCCACCTACGCCCCTGTGGTTTCTGCTGAGAGAGCTTATCATGAGCAGCTGTCGGTAGCTGAAATCACCAACTCCTGCTTTGAGCCAGCTAACCAGATGGTGAAGTGTGACCCTCGCCATGGCAAGTACATGGCCTGCTGCCTGCTGTACCGTGGGGACGTGGTGCCCAAGGACGTCAACGCCGCCATCGCCACCATCAAGACCAAGCGCAGCATCCAGTTTGTGGACTGGTGCCCCACGGGCTTCAAGGTGGGCATCAACTACCAGCCGCCCACGGTGGTGCCAGGAGGGGACCTGGCCAAGGTGCAGCGCGCCGTCTGCATGCTGAGCAACACCACGGCCATCGCCGAGGCCTGGGCCCGCCTGGACCACAAGTTTGACCTGATGTACGCCAAGCGCGCCTTCGTGCACTGGTACGTGGGGGAGGGCATGGAGGAAGGGGAGTTCTCCGAGGCGCGGGAAGACATGGCCGCTCTGGAGAAGGATTACGAGGAAGTGGGCCTTGACTCCTATGAGGACGAAGAAGAGGGTGAGGAGTAGAGAAGCCTCAGGCAAAAAAGGACCACGCTCCTTCCCTGTGTTTCCTGCAAACCCTTTGCAATAAACCATTTCAGATCTTCCGTGTCTCCCACTATCCCCCCAGCTGTATTGGTCTCTTGCCAGGTCAGGTGTGTGATGAGTGTTTCAGCCCTGCTACTGGTGCTGCTATGCTTCCTCccagtgctctgctccagccccagctccccacaTAGGTGAGAGCCCCATACCAGAGGGATTTGTCCAGGACACGTGGCAGGCtctggggaggtgctggagcacgTCCACCAAGGGGATCCGGAGGAGGGCTGGTGATGAGGTAGGAGAAATGCTAAGCTTAGGCATGGGGTCCTCTATCTGGGATTACCTCCGCCCTCAGCTTGCCCTGCTCTGCTagtgctctgccttcccacTGGGGCATGTGGCCCTACTCTACCTGGCCCAGATCATCTTCTGCATTGTCCCCATTTTGAGTCctcccactgccctgcctgctggtAAGTAGTCCTAGCATCAGCTCCTGGCCCCAGCTGCAAACTGGAGATTTCTGTTACCCATTATCCAGTGTGCTGGTTCCAGAGATTAATTTTCCCCGCTTACCACTAATGCTCCAGCTATATTGACCCACAGGGGTtgtcctcccctgccctcctcctcccagcatGCACCCGCGTCAGCTGGAGGGGAGAGTGggggccagccctggctgctggagcacTGCCAGCCACTCATCTCACTGTGCAGGACTGCTGGCTCTGTTTTGCTTGCCTGTGACTGGAGTGCCAGGCTCAGACGGATTGGTGCCTGCTGCTGCTATGCCAGGGCAGGAGTCACTGCCCCTCACACCAGGTGCTGCTCTGATCCACTCCTTATGTCTTGTCTACtgtggggaaaggaggggatCTGCTCCTTCAGAGTAATTCCCTTGGTGACATCTCCCTGTGTCTTCACAGACATGACTGCCACCAGAAGGAGGTAGGAGTTGGAATTGTGCCCTATAGCTTTTTCTAAAAGTtatcctgcagctctgccctggacAAGGGACCCAGTAGTGTATCCTGGCACACTACTGAGCAGCAGAGGCCCATCCATCCCCATGGCCAGGGGGGTAGCTATGTGACCCAAGGTCCTGGCAGCAAAGACAgagccctctccctgctcaggcagcaTTCAAGGCTGATGGTCTGAGCATCCTCAGTAGCAGGATCAGCCCTGGCCTTGGCAGAGGTGGCTGCACTGACTAGGGCtcaaacagagctgctgctctggatgtAGTCACAAGTTATTAACAGCAAGCAGGCTGCAATGACCTTTTTTTGGCAGCCCAGATTTGTCATGCAGATCTGCAGCCTCACAGGGTTGTGCAGCACTGCCTGTCTGTTCCCATCGGGAGAGAAGGGCAAACCTTGGCTGGAGCCTCCCAGAGCATTGACGGCGAAGGGAGGTTTGGGGGGCTCCCGAGTCTGATACGTGTCTCTATCgtgtttcttctcctttctcctgttCTGGAGGCCCAAATGGACTCAGGGTCTCCCTACATCTCTGGGGGAGCTGGTAGCAGAGCAGGTTAGGGACTGTTCTACCTGCTCTGCCTCCGGTGCTGGTGGCTCGGCACTGCCTGTCACCCCCGAGGGCTGGTCCCCAGGCTTCCTGCCGGCAGCCTGAACCGATGCCCCCACCTCCCTCCCGGCAGAGAAGGGGGAGCAGCTTCGAGGCGCTCACCTCGGGGTTCCTCCGCAGCCGGGAGGACCCCGCCAGGCTCCCGCGGCCCCCGAAGGGGGTACTCCCTCCCCGCATGCAAATGTCCCCAAAAAGGGGGCGTGGCGGCACCAAGCCCCTCCCACCCATAAGAGAGCGCTGCGGCGGGGattgcagcagctgcagctccgcGCCGAGCCCCGCCGCACCGAGCCGCCGGGACAGCCCGCATCACCCACCGCAACATGGTGAGTGCAGGCCGGGCGGCGGGCACGGCGGCGGGAGGGCgcccggcggccccgcggcggtGCCCCCCCAGCACCGTGCCCGGCGGAGCCGTCGCGATGCGCCCCCTCCTTCCCCGCCGTGACCTTGGGCAGCCCTACCGGCCCCTGCCCGGGGGCGGCCGCGCCCCCACCGCCCTCTGTCCCCCCCCCCGCCACCGGCACCGGGGCGCCTGCTCCCCCCGCCACCGCCCGCGCAGCGCGGGGGGGCGCTGGGACAGAGCGGGGTGACCTCTCCGGTGGGGAGCGGTGGCCGCGGATGGACGGGGACAGCTGCCGAGGGTGGGAGCGCCAGCCGGGCACCGGGGGCCGGATCTGGGCGTTCGGCGGGGCTCCCCCCGGGACAGCGCGCTCCGTCGGGGCTGGCGGCGGGGAACGGGTGTGGGGGTCCTGTCCCTTCAGTCTCGTCCCGCGGGCGTCTGGCAGCGGCGGAGCGGGCTGGGGACGCTCTCCGGAGCGGGCAGTCGCCGCTGCCCTCGCCCGGGGCCGGAGCTGGCTATATTTAGCGGCTCAGGAGTGGGCCGGGGCCGTGCCAGAAGACGCAGCGAGCGCAGCGCTCTGCCCGCCGCAGCGCTGAGCGGGCCCTGCCGGGGAAGCTGCCCCCAGctgccctcccttcctctctgcggctggggctgctcttggCCCTCCCGCAGGAAGCAGGAGCCCTTGTCCTACCCGGGCGCTGGACCGGGGCACGGAGCCCATCGCTGCCAAGGGCACTGTGCAGTCGGGGAATGCAGTAGCAAATTGCTGCAGGACCTCGAGGCTGAGTCGGGATGTCCTGCTCGGGGAGGCAGCGATGCCGGGAGCAGAGGAACAGGGATGCTAGGACTAGCAGAGGCGGGAtgccagggacagcagagaaGGGATGCTGGAGCAGCGTAACAAGCCTGCACCTCCTGAATGGGAGTGCATGAGGCACATCTCCAGCTCACAGCCTGCTCCTCAGCACTTCTACCAACACGGGTTTTGCAGCACAGGGTTGGGACTGTGTAGCTGAGGGAATCTATGTTGCCTCAGAAACTGCTGATCTTCATCACCAATCCTTACGTCTACCTACCACCCTTGCATCTCGAAGGCCACTCACCCCACAATACTGCTTAtctggctctggagcagcaggcagaaggGTTTCTTCATGCAGATTGCCCCTCATGGGTTAAATGTGTGCCCCTGTCAGCTCAGGTTTTTACTGGGCTGCTGTTGCATGGGAAGGGGCTGAAGCTGCCAGGAACCCTGGCAGAGTAgctgggccaggctctgctccccttACTGCTGGAGGACAGACCCAGCCAGAGGCCATTTTGCTGGTGGCCCCCAGTGAGTGCAGGGGCAAGAAGGATGCCAGAACTGCCTCTTGATCTGGCATGGTGCTTGTGCATGGCTGAGGACAAAGCTAGCTATGGGGAGCACCTTGGGGTGATACAGGACATCACCCAAAGACAAGTGTGCTCTCTGGGACCACTGACCAGAGTAGGTCCAGTGCAGGTGACTGTGTGATACTGGAACCAGGTAGAGCCCTTCCTGGagcacaggacagagctgtgccaggatctgaccctgcctccctctccccagcGTGAGTGCATCTCCGTCCACGTCGGCCAGGCCGGCGTCCAGATGGGCAACACCTGCTGGGAGCTGTACTGCCTGGAGCACGGCATCCAGCCCGACGGGCAGATGCCCAGCGACAAAACCATTGGCGGAGGGGATGACTCCTTCACCACCTTCTTCTGTGAGACTGGGGCTGGGAAGCACGTCCCACGGGCCATCTTTGTGGACCTGGAGCCCACCGTGATTGGTGAGTGCACCCTGATTGGGCAGTGATAGAGGTCAATATTTTGGAGAACGATCCTTTGCAGGATGCTCCCTGGAGTTCACACAGCCTGAGGTACCCCTATAGGTGAGTAGCAGGCAGCTGGTGCTCTTGGTCCTCTGACAAAATCATGCACTGGGTTCGACCCGAgggccttttttttccctcggGAGAAGCCACAGACATGAGCACCTGCTATTGTTCTTGAAGTGTCCTAGAGTCAGCGGTGCTTGCACCACGTGTGCGCAGAGAAACCAGCCCAACCGGCACGGCAGCTCTTGCTGCACTGTGGGCAGGCAGCTCCCAAAGGGTGGGAGAAGCTGAGCTGcgcagggaggtggcagccacCTCCTGATGCCACAGAAACCTGATGCTGGTGTTGACTTTGCTGACGTGTAGGTCCTTGGCCATGCCATCGCAGGCGGAGCCAAGGTGAGGGACGGGCTGCTAGCACCCACGTGTCTGCTAGGCGGCCGGCTCAAAGCAACAACCTCCACTGGGCTCAACCTGCCCCTGTTCTCTCCTAGATGAGGTTCGGGGAGGAGTCTACCGACAGCTCTTTCACCCCGAGCAGCTGATCACTGGCAAGGAGGATGCTGCCAACAACTATGCCCGTGGGCACTACACCATCGGCAAAGAGATCATTGATCAAGTGCTGGACAGGATTCGTAAGCTGGTAAGTGATTACAGAGAGGGGATGTGTCTTCCTGGACTGAAGTCCAGCATCCTGCTGGGGCTCAGAACACACTGCAAGcggtgctgtgccctgggagggATATGCAGCtgaccagggcagggacagaccAGGTCCTGAAGGGAATTGTGGACAGCCAGACTGTCACAAAGAAATGTATCTCAGAGCAACCTCTCCTAATCTCTCACCACAGGCTGACCAGTGCACAGGCCTCCAGGGATTCCTGGTGTTTCACAGTTTTGGAGGTGGCACTGGCTCTGGATTCACCTCCCTGTTGATGGAGCGACTCTCTGTTGATTATGGCAAGAAGTCCAAGCTGGAATTCTCCATCTACCCGGCACCACAAGTCTCCACGGCTGTGGTAGAGCCCTACAACTCCATTCTCACCACCCACACTACACTGGAGCACTCGGACTGTGCTTTCATGGTGGACAACGAGGCCATCTATGACATCTGCCGCCGCAACCTGGACATTGAGCGCCCAACCTACACCAACTTGAACAGACTCATCAGTCAGATTGTCTCATCCATCACAGCATCACTGCGGTTTGATGGAGCCCTGAATGTGGATCTGACAGAGTTCCAAACCA
Protein-coding sequences here:
- the LOC134552225 gene encoding tubulin alpha-5 chain, with product MRECISVHVGQAGVQMGNTCWELYCLEHGIQPDGQMPSDKTIGGGDDSFTTFFCETGAGKHVPRAIFVDLEPTVIDEVRGGVYRQLFHPEQLITGKEDAANNYARGHYTIGKEIIDQVLDRIRKLADQCTGLQGFLVFHSFGGGTGSGFTSLLMERLSVDYGKKSKLEFSIYPAPQVSTAVVEPYNSILTTHTTLEHSDCAFMVDNEAIYDICRRNLDIERPTYTNLNRLISQIVSSITASLRFDGALNVDLTEFQTNLVPYPRIHFPLATYAPVISAEKAYHEQLSVAEITNSCFEPANQMVKCDPRHGKYMACCLLYRGDVVPKDVNAAIATIKTKRSIQFVDWCPTGFKVGINYQPPTVVPGGDLAKVQRAVCMLSNTTAIAEAWARLDHKFDLMYAKRAFVHWYVGEGMEEGEFSEAREDMAALEKDYEEVGLDSYEDEEEGEE